One genomic region from Acetonema longum DSM 6540 encodes:
- the fba gene encoding class II fructose-1,6-bisphosphate aldolase, translated as MPLVTSKEMFRKAYEGKYAIGAFNVNNMEIIQGIVDAAKEEQSPLILQVSAGARKYARHIYLMKLAEAAVEDSGLPICLHLDHGEDFEICKSCIDGGFTSVMIDGSKFPFEENITVTKKVVEYAHARGVTVEAELGRLAGVEDAVKVSSKDASYTDPDQAVEFVERTGVDSLAIAIGTSHGAYKFKGEPSLDFARLEKISNLLPEFPLVLHGASTVLPEFVAKCNQYGGKIDGAQGVPEEMLKQAGKLGVCKINIDTDLRLAMTASIREHFAHNPGDFDPRQYLKPAREAIKNMVKHKINAVLNSSGRL; from the coding sequence ATGCCGCTTGTTACGTCCAAAGAAATGTTCCGCAAAGCCTATGAAGGCAAATATGCCATCGGCGCCTTTAACGTCAACAATATGGAAATCATTCAGGGAATTGTTGACGCCGCCAAAGAAGAACAATCTCCCCTTATTCTCCAGGTATCGGCCGGCGCCAGAAAGTACGCCAGACATATCTATTTAATGAAATTAGCAGAAGCCGCAGTAGAAGATTCCGGTCTGCCCATTTGCCTGCATTTAGATCATGGTGAAGATTTTGAAATCTGCAAAAGCTGCATTGACGGCGGTTTTACCTCCGTGATGATTGACGGCTCGAAATTTCCTTTTGAAGAAAATATTACAGTAACCAAAAAAGTCGTAGAATACGCTCACGCCCGAGGCGTTACAGTGGAAGCCGAACTGGGCCGTTTGGCCGGCGTAGAGGATGCTGTCAAGGTTTCCAGCAAAGACGCTTCTTACACCGATCCGGACCAGGCAGTGGAATTTGTGGAGCGCACCGGTGTAGACTCGTTGGCCATTGCCATAGGCACCAGCCATGGCGCCTATAAGTTTAAAGGCGAGCCCTCTTTGGACTTTGCCCGTCTGGAAAAAATCTCGAACCTGTTGCCTGAATTCCCCTTAGTCCTCCACGGCGCCTCCACCGTGCTGCCTGAATTCGTCGCCAAGTGCAATCAATATGGCGGCAAGATCGACGGTGCTCAAGGCGTACCGGAAGAAATGCTCAAACAGGCCGGTAAACTGGGGGTCTGCAAAATCAACATCGACACCGACCTGCGCCTGGCCATGACTGCCTCCATCCGCGAACACTTCGCCCACAATCCGGGTGATTTCGATCCGCGTCAATATCTAAAACCGGCCAGGGAAGCCATTAAAAATATGGTGAAACATAAGATTAATGCTGTGCTGAATTCCAGCGGCCGGCTGTAA
- a CDS encoding PEP/pyruvate-binding domain-containing protein — MGKSVDLKTRFSGIHDLMKFRVTEILLISTEYDAYVLEEDGQLAEQIYHHFNDLSIPFIPRIHWVANSEEAFVELEKGSIHLVITMSRISDMSSFEVETKIYETYPAIPIVMLSYDRLTPEMIAKLRATPCINRVFHWSGDNKVLLAIIKYIEDQKNVAADSKLGVQAILVVEDSPVYYSQILPIIYTEILTQIRCLLLHAMNVSHGLLRVRLRPKILLAETYEEAMEIITTYRYNLLGVISDVRFPRNGVLDPSAGLELAKQMRNMITDFPFLLQSEELENAEKAEALQVHFLDKNSSNLMQDLRSFMLANYGFGSFVFKYPDGRVVGEASDITSLEKMIRELPAESLYYHASHHHFSRWFRARAEIEVADKLRHIKCEDLGDIAAVRAYILQVLNDYFLKYQSGLILDFEGLSKKDMDNAFIKLGTGSLGGKARGIAFMNSMIVKASLTDKYEDLKIKVPRSFVISSDVFEKFMEENDLHSFIASNPKESEIAQKFTESSLPSATQANLQLLTQYIKCPLAVRSSSILEDSRVLPFAGIYRTYVVPNSHHDPAVRLKQLSDAVKLVYASVFYAAPVQYAKNADIRIQEEKMAVLIQELVGEYHGDFYYPVISGVAQSYNFYPYYPMQPEEGTVSLALGLGKAIVEGERSYRFSPAHPKLNPPISGPQEYVSKSQNAFYAVNLKASAAITLHPDEDYIYEKLPISQADKDETLEYIGSTYSPENDCIYDTVYQPGRKLVTFAPILKYGQLPLTQVINDLLNLGKKSFGANVEIEFAVNIPRDPSKPKEFNFLQIRPMVIGRETLQVTLDEPKDSWCFSQRTIGNNFFQNIRDIIFVKPETFQLQNSPQIANEIGALNRILSLAGRRCILIGFGRMGTTDRWLGIPLTWEQMSQARIIVEVDRKELRPEPSLGSHFFHNLTATNMGYFHIPYNDEIQGKIDWDWLLSLPVQQETQYVRLVRREAAFEAKVDGRSFKGIIYK, encoded by the coding sequence ATGGGAAAATCCGTTGATTTGAAAACCCGTTTTTCGGGCATCCATGACCTGATGAAATTCCGGGTTACCGAAATTCTGCTGATATCTACGGAATATGATGCCTATGTCCTAGAGGAAGACGGACAGTTAGCCGAACAGATCTATCACCATTTTAACGACCTGAGCATCCCTTTTATACCCAGGATCCATTGGGTAGCCAACAGCGAAGAAGCTTTTGTCGAGCTTGAAAAGGGTTCCATCCACCTGGTCATTACCATGTCGCGTATCAGTGACATGAGTTCCTTTGAGGTTGAAACAAAAATATATGAAACGTACCCAGCCATCCCCATTGTCATGCTTTCTTATGATCGCCTGACACCGGAGATGATTGCCAAACTCCGGGCCACGCCTTGCATTAACCGGGTGTTTCACTGGTCTGGCGATAATAAAGTGTTATTAGCAATCATCAAATATATAGAAGACCAGAAAAATGTGGCAGCCGACAGCAAACTGGGAGTTCAGGCTATTTTAGTGGTTGAAGATTCTCCGGTGTATTACTCACAGATTTTGCCGATTATCTATACGGAAATTTTGACTCAGATTCGCTGTTTGCTGCTGCATGCTATGAATGTCAGCCACGGATTGCTGCGAGTACGTCTGAGGCCGAAAATTCTTCTCGCGGAAACCTATGAAGAAGCAATGGAGATTATCACTACCTATCGCTATAACCTGCTGGGGGTCATCTCTGATGTGAGGTTTCCCAGGAATGGGGTGTTAGATCCTTCAGCCGGTTTGGAACTGGCAAAGCAAATGCGCAACATGATAACAGACTTTCCGTTTTTGCTGCAGTCGGAAGAACTCGAAAATGCCGAAAAAGCCGAGGCATTGCAGGTGCATTTTTTAGATAAAAATTCATCAAATCTTATGCAGGACTTGCGTAGTTTCATGTTGGCCAACTACGGCTTTGGCTCTTTTGTGTTTAAATATCCTGATGGCCGGGTCGTTGGTGAAGCAAGCGATATTACCAGTCTGGAAAAAATGATCCGCGAGCTGCCTGCCGAAAGTCTGTACTATCATGCTTCCCATCATCATTTCTCTCGTTGGTTCCGTGCCCGAGCCGAAATAGAGGTCGCCGATAAGCTGCGGCATATCAAGTGTGAGGATTTGGGCGATATTGCCGCTGTCCGGGCTTATATCCTTCAGGTCTTAAATGATTACTTTCTAAAATATCAATCCGGCTTAATCCTGGATTTCGAAGGGCTTTCCAAAAAGGATATGGATAATGCGTTCATAAAGCTGGGGACAGGCTCTTTGGGCGGCAAGGCCAGAGGCATCGCCTTCATGAATTCAATGATTGTCAAAGCCAGTCTGACGGATAAATACGAAGATCTTAAAATCAAGGTGCCTCGCTCTTTTGTCATTAGTAGTGATGTTTTTGAGAAATTCATGGAAGAAAATGACTTGCATTCTTTTATCGCCAGTAATCCAAAAGAATCAGAAATCGCGCAAAAGTTTACGGAAAGTTCTTTGCCGTCGGCAACCCAAGCCAACTTGCAGCTCCTGACCCAATATATCAAATGCCCCCTTGCCGTGCGTTCGTCAAGTATTCTGGAGGATTCGCGGGTATTGCCCTTTGCCGGCATCTATCGCACCTATGTGGTTCCCAATAGTCACCACGATCCCGCCGTTCGCCTCAAACAGCTCTCAGACGCCGTGAAACTGGTATATGCCTCGGTATTTTACGCAGCTCCGGTACAATATGCCAAGAATGCGGATATTCGCATTCAGGAAGAAAAAATGGCTGTCCTGATTCAGGAATTGGTGGGAGAATACCATGGCGATTTCTATTACCCGGTTATCTCCGGCGTAGCCCAGTCTTACAACTTTTATCCATACTATCCGATGCAGCCGGAGGAAGGAACGGTGAGTCTGGCGCTGGGCTTAGGAAAAGCAATTGTCGAAGGTGAGCGGTCATACCGCTTTTCACCGGCTCATCCTAAGCTAAATCCACCAATTTCCGGCCCTCAGGAATATGTATCTAAATCGCAAAATGCCTTCTATGCTGTCAATTTGAAAGCATCTGCCGCTATCACACTGCATCCTGATGAGGACTATATCTATGAAAAACTGCCAATTTCCCAGGCTGATAAAGATGAAACTCTGGAGTATATTGGCAGCACCTACTCGCCGGAAAATGACTGCATCTATGACACAGTTTATCAACCGGGACGCAAGCTGGTGACCTTTGCGCCCATCCTGAAGTATGGCCAGCTGCCTCTGACGCAAGTAATTAACGACTTGCTGAATTTAGGCAAGAAGTCCTTCGGCGCCAATGTGGAAATTGAATTTGCCGTCAATATTCCCAGGGATCCATCAAAACCCAAAGAGTTTAATTTTCTGCAGATCAGACCCATGGTAATTGGCCGGGAAACGCTGCAGGTTACCCTGGATGAGCCAAAAGATTCCTGGTGCTTTAGCCAGCGTACTATTGGCAACAACTTTTTTCAAAATATCCGTGATATCATTTTTGTCAAGCCTGAAACCTTTCAACTGCAGAACAGCCCGCAGATCGCCAATGAAATTGGCGCGTTAAACCGAATTCTGTCCCTGGCGGGCCGGCGCTGCATTCTAATTGGCTTCGGCCGTATGGGAACCACGGATAGATGGTTAGGAATCCCTCTGACATGGGAGCAAATGTCTCAGGCCCGCATCATCGTGGAAGTGGATCGTAAAGAGCTTCGTCCGGAACCTTCTCTAGGCAGTCACTTCTTTCACAATCTGACAGCTACCAATATGGGCTACTTCCACATTCCCTATAACGATGAGATCCAGGGAAAAATTGATTGGGATTGGCTCCTCAGTCTGCCTGTTCAGCAAGAAACCCAATATGTCAGACTGGTGAGGCGGGAGGCTGCCTTCGAGGCTAAAGTTG